One window of the Anopheles cruzii chromosome 2, idAnoCruzAS_RS32_06, whole genome shotgun sequence genome contains the following:
- the LOC128269230 gene encoding tRNA (guanine(37)-N1)-methyltransferase: MPDQLDLIMTATDKGDPPKASQVSVTIEPDLAIIYNDPPVFKNTFINLTLDEDIVIHLELIPGTETEDVRYSIEGPDSEYFTLSVWNNNTGVDLRLTNLDVLPKSKPYLNVITFAQRGELTKTSSVVLLTIPMENVPELPNTTNIEKVLAVLHLEEMTEHKSSAASDAVIVENFHNISSTTPPYQQQNFGDVNDSKGNKVINSSVRFAYGLPQSVRHRHYFRNMLCPDLHPPTTVRGMVRLDREAFAKSITVPHLFVPKTTNLNNVCRAVKKFLLKMERYKPVVTEDYKITLHPLAVKRWEDLAEVPLDQFGIDKECLVWQEIHLKYENWKYDEIIKAVLPEDKEALSSFSKIGHIVHLNLKDHLLPYRELVGEVIKDKIADCRTVVNKSVSIDSTYRNFQMELLCGVPDYQVTVKENGSIFEFDFSKVYWNPRLSTEHEKIVKMLNKHDVLYDLYAGVGPFTVPAARKGCTVMANDLNPDSFKALVGNCTLNKVTKNVQCFNKDAVDFIKQELRQDLLIRCADERFKGELHITMNLPAMAVEHLEHFPGLLKGQTFALKTKPLVHVYCFAKGVDDKKIIAQKLVEHWLGTEVSESLKEIAFVRNVAPNKDMMRVSFYLTEDMLSGASNSVRKRLNSATATDIAKRQCLEPSKEDDGEEVQQTERPA, from the exons ATGCCTGACCAACTGGATCTCATCATGACCGCCACCGATAAGGGTGATCCGCCAAAAGCGAGCCAAGTCAGTGTAACGATCGAACCGGATCTAGCAATCATCTACAACGATCCACCGGTGTTTAAGAACACATTCATCAACCTAACTTTGGATGAGGACATTGTGATACATCTAGAACTAATTCCCGGCACCGAGACAGAGGACGTACGCTATTCGATTGAAGGGCCAGACTCGGAATATTTTACACTGTCAGTATGGAACAATAACACTGGTGTAGATTTGAGACTCACCAATTTGGATGTTCTGCCGAAAAGTAAACCCTACCTCAACGTCATAACGTTTGCCCAGCGCGGTGAACTGACGAAAACCTCATCCGTAGTCCTGCTTACCATCCCGATGGAAAATGTTCCGGAACTACCAAACACTACCAACATCGAGAAGGTGCTCGCCGTACTGCACCTGGAGGAAATGACTGAGCATAA GTCATCTGCCGCTTCCGACGCCGTCATTGTCGAAAATTTTCACAATATATCGTCGACTACACCACCGTATCAGCAGCAAAACTTTGGTGACGTAAACGATAGCAAAG GAAACAAAGTCATAAActcctcggttcggttcgcgtaCGGCCTTCCACAATCGGTCCGACATCGACATTACTTCCGGAACATGTTGTGCCCAGATCTGCATCCGCCGACAACCGTCCGAGGAATGGTTCGATTGGATAGGGAAGCCTTCGCCAAAAGCATCACCGTACCGCATCTGTTTGTACCGAAAACGACCAACCTAAATAACGTGTGCCGAGCAGTAAAGAAGTTTTTGCTGAAAATGGAACGCTACAAACCGGTCGTTACGGAGGATTATAAAATAACACTCCATCCTCTAGCGGTGAAACGGTGGGAGGATTTGGCCGAAGTGCCACTCGATCAATTCGGCATCGACAAGGAATGTCTCGTGTGGCAGGAAATTCATTTGAAGTATGAAAACTGGAAGTATGACGAAATTATCAAAGCAGTTCTCCCAGAGGACAAAGAAGCACTCTCTTCGTTCAGCAAAATTGGCCATATTGTGCATCTTAACTTGAAAGATCATCTGCTTCCCTACCGAGAGCTGGTCGGTGAGGTGATTAAAGACAAAATTGCCGACTGTCGGACGGTCGTCAACAAATCCGTCTCCATCGATAGCACTTACCGTAATTTCCAGATGGAACTCCTTTGCGGTGTTCCGGACTATCAAGTAACTGTCAAGGAAAATGGAAGTATATTTGAGTTCGATTTCTCCAAAGTATACTGGAACCCACGGTTGTCAACGGAGCATGAGAAAATAGTGAAAATGCTAAATAAGCACGACGTGCTGTACGATTTGTACGCCGGTGTTGGCCCATTTACTGTGCCGGCTGCGCGAAAGGGTTGCACGGTTATGGCGAACGACCTAAATCCCGACTCTTTCAAGGCCCTGGTTGGTAACTGTACTCTGAACAAGGTGACAAAGAACGTACAGTGCTTTAACAAAGATGCAGTTGATTTCATTAAACAAGAATTGCGCCAGGACCTGCTGATAAGGTGTGCGGACGAGCGATTCAAAGGAGAACTGCACATCACGATGAACCTCCCCGCAATGGCAGTCGAGCATTTAGAGCATTTTCCAGGCCTATTGAAAGGACAAACATTTGCACTTAAAACGAAGCCACTGGTACACGTGTACTGTTTTGCGAAAGGGGTAGATGACAAGAAAATCATTGCACAAAAGTTGGTCGAACATTGGCTGGGAACAGAAGTGTCGGAATCCTTAAAAGAGATCGCCTTTGTGCGAAATGTGGCACCAAATAAGGACATGATGCGTGTTAGTTTTTATCTGACGGAAGATATGCTGAGTGGCGCTTCGAACTCTGTGCGGAAACGATTGAACAGTGCAACGGCGACGGACATTGCAAAACGACAAT GTTTAGAACCGAGCAAAGAGGACGATGGCGAAGAAGTGCAACAAACTGAAAGACCGGCCTAA